CCAGTGGACCCGTCGGTATTGTGGATCCTGCCGGGAGTAGCAGCATAGCCGGGTGAGAATCCCGGCCGCCGTAGGGGCCAGGGTTCCACGGCAATGTTCGTCAGCCGTGGGTTAGTCGGTCCTAAGCGGGTCCGTAACTCGGCGCCCGCGAAAGGGAAACGGGTTTATATTCCCGTACCGCGGTGGTAGGTGCGGCAACGCAAGCCCAGAGGGTGACGCCTCGGGGTAGGCGGACCGGTCCACAAGGCCGGCTAAGCGTATAAGTCCGGGGAGTGCCGTAATGGCGAGAACCGGATGAAAGCGCGAATGGCCTCCCGTAAGGGGGGTTCCGCCGATCCCTGGGGCCCGTGAAAAGCCCTCTGGGAACGATCCACCGCGACCGTACCGAGAACCGACACCGGTGCCCCTGGGTGAGAAGCCTAAGGCGTGTCGGGGGAAACCCAGCCGAGGGAACTCGGCAAATTGGCCCCGTAACTTCGGGAGAAGGGGTGCCTGCGGGTGCGTAACCCGCAGGTCGCAGTGACTAGGAGGGCCCGACTGTTTAGTAAAAACACAGGTCCCAGCTAGCCCGAAAGGGTTTGTACTGGGGCCGACGCCTGCCCAGTGCCGGTATGTGAAGCCCGGGTCCAACCGGGTGAAGCACCGGTAAACGGCGGGGGTAACTATAACCCTCTTAAGGTAGCGAAATTCCTTGTCGGTTAAATGCCGACCTGCATGAATGGCGTAACGAGGCCCTCACTGTCCCCGGCTGGGGCCCGGCGAAACCACTGCCAGGCGCATATGCCTGGGACCTCCGGTGGGAAGCGAAGACCCCATGGAGCTTTACTGCAGCCTGCCGTTGCCGTACGGCGGGGGGTGCGCAGCGTAGGCGGGAGGCGTCGAAGCCCGTCCTCCGGGGCGGGTGGAGCCGTCCATGAGACACCGCCCACCCTCTGCCGTACGGCTAACCCGCGACGCGGGGACAGCGGTAGGTGGGCAGTTTGGCTGGGGCGGCACACCCTCGAAAAGGTATCGAGGGTGCCCTAAGGTCGGCTCAGGCGGGTCAGGAATCCGCCGTAGAGTGCAAGGGCAAAAGCCGGCCTGACTGGACCCGTAACAGAGGCGGGTCCAGCCGCGAAAGCGTGGCCTAGCGAACCCCTGAGCCTCCCCGGTGGGGGCCAGGGATGACAGAAAAGCTACCCTGGGGATAACAGAGTCGTCTCGGGCGAGAGCCCATATCGACCCCGAGGCTTGCTACCTCGCTGTCGGCTCTTCCCATCCTGGTCCTGCAGCAGGGGCCAAGGGTGGGGGTGTTCACCCATTAAAGGGGAACGTGAGCTGGGTTTAGACCGTCGTGAGACAGGTCGGATGCTATCTACCGGAGGTGCTGGGTGCCTGAGGGGAAGGCTCCCCCAGTACGAGAGGAACAGGGAGCCGCGGCCTCTGGTCTACCGGTTGTCCTACAGGGCACAGCCGGGCAGCTACGCCGCGTCCGATAAGGCCTGAAAGCATCTAAGGCCGAAGCGGTCCCCGAAAATAGGCACCCACTCCCAGGCGCAGGGGGTCGGGCGACCGGTCCTTTGCCTGGGACGAGGGCTCGGGAAGAAGACCCGTTTGATGGGGCGGGGATGTAAGCGGGAAGGGAAACCGACCCGTTCAGTCTGCCGCTCCCAACAGCCCGAGGTTTCTGTCCCTGAAAGGGGGGCTGGGCATTTGATAGGTCAATCGGCCTGTGCACGGTCCCGGCCCTAAACCTCACTGTTCTATGGAGCCCTTCTCTACTGGTGGTATCCGTGCTGCTTAAGATGTTTTAATCTATAGGTACATTAAGTACTTCACAATCTGGGGAAAGATTTAAAATTCCTTAGATCAACGATTGAAATTGTGGGGGAGAAATAATGGGTTATAAGCTTAGGGATTTGACAATTGAGGTTACTAGAAAATGCCCACTGAAATGCCTGTTTTGTTCGTCTGGGTCTTCCCCAAGTGCTGATGAGACATTAGATTATAACGAAGTGACTAGTATCATTGATGAAGCACTTTCTTTAGGTGTAGAATCTATTTCGTTCTCTGGTGGAGAACCATTTGTATATCCTCACCTTTTCGAAGCAATTGAGTATATTAAAAACCATGACAATTCAGTGGAGGTCGTTATATACACCTCTGGAAACATCTTTGAGGAAGATAAGAGGGTTTCTCTTTCAAAGGAACTACTAAAAAATGCTAAGGATGCAGGTACGGATAAAATCGTGTTTAGTCTTCATGGATGCAAAGAGGAGCATGACACTTTGACTGGTGTTAGGGGTAGTTTTGAAAATGTCATCCGATCTATGCTCAATGCAAAATCCTTGGACATTAACCTTGAAGTCCATTTTGTTCCAACCAGACTGAATTACAAGTCAATTAAAAATGTTGCTGGCCTTCTACTGGCACTGGGTATTCCTTCATTGCATATATTAAGGTTTGTTCCTCAGGGACGGGGGAAGGAGTATCGTGCCAGCCTCCAGCTAACATGGAAAGAAGAATTGGAACTACGTGAGATTGTGGAATCAATTAAAAAGCAAATGGATATTGAAGTATACACTGGAGCTCATTATAATGCTCTTTTCCTCGACCCGGAAATTGCTCGAAAACATTCATGTACCGCAGGTATAGAAAAGGCCACAGTTATGCCGGATGGAGGAGTTGTTCCATGCTCTGCGTTGAAAGATCATGAATTTTGGCATCATGTGGATTCAATTCGGGAGAAACCTCTCAGCGAAATATGGAACTCCTCAGATGTCTTCGTTACTACTAGGAACTACTTAATAGGAGTCTTTAAAGAGGGTCCCTGCAGTAGATGCCCACTTAAAAATGTCTGTAAGGGGGGGTGCTTGGCTCAACGATTAGTGGTTGACAAGGATAATCCTATTTCATACCCTGATCCCCTGTGTGCAAGGCTCCATGGTGAAACACAATGAGTGTTTTAGGGAGAGAAGAGATACTTAAACGTATTACTGTGGGAGAAATAATCTTGCTTGGGAAATTGATAGAGATTCTGAATGATCGTGATACCCCTAAGTGCGTTAGTGAGATAAAAGATCTCCGGCGTAAGTACCTTAAATTTTATCTTGATTTTCAGAACGGACACCTAAGCACTTGGAAGAACATTACACGCAATTTTAAGGAACTGTACGAAGAACAGAAACGTATATTGTCATCTCACTTGCTCGTCTCCTTATCCAATTCCTCGGAAATCACCGCTGTTAAATGTCTTTCATGGTGTCGTTCTTCTAGTGTCGTGGGAGTCTCCATGATAGGTTCCGAAGTGGACTTTGAAAAGTGCAGGATTAATCTCATTCGTTCAATACATCACGAGTGGAAATGTTATTTTGCTAAGAATGAAGGGAATATATTGCCTGAGTGTTGGGATGATGACGTCTACAGAGGTGTTAAAGACCTGATTAATGATCTTGTAAAAAATCCATTACAATCAGAATTTCCGCCTGACAGTATCCCCTCTAATATTCCATCTCCGATTTTTCTCAGCAATTTTGAGGTGGATAACTTAGGTATGGGAAATTATGACCTCTCACTGGGTCCAGAGGTTTATGTAACATCAATGTCTCAACCTAAGTGGTTTTCTAGTGTGTCTGAAACAGCATCAATCCCTCCTGGAGCTTTTGCATTATTATTAACTAACGAATACATTCTTCTTCCTCCTGATGTCTATGGATTGATATCTCTAAGATTCTCTCATAAAGTGAAAGGGTTAACAAATGTTTCTGGATTTCATATCGACCCAGGATATTGTGGGAGAATTTTATTTGGAGTATACAACGCAGGATCTGGGGATGTCTATCTTGAGTATCGGAAGCCAACCTTTGTAATTACTTTTATGGATCTTGGAAATTCGACATCCAAACTGATGGGTATTTATACTAAAAAATCTTATGATTATATACCAGTGGAATACATAGAAAAATTACGTGGTGATCCTGTCTCTTTAAGGGAATTAGACAAGAGGGTTAAGATCTTGGAGACTATTACTTATGTAATTCTAGCAAGTTTTGTGTTGGCAGTGTTAATGTTTGCTCTGCAGCAGTGGAAGTGATTTTGTGAGACTGCTTGTTCTCGATCTGGACGGTACCCTCTGGGATCACGAGGACGCCTCACGTTTAGTTTCCCCTTACGACTTTCACAATGATTATCTGGTCGATTCCATCGGCGAAGAACTGCACCTTTTTCCCGGTGTTAGGGACTTCCTTGATTGGGCCAGCGAGCGCTTTCTTCTCTCAATAGCCAGCTGGAACATTGAGGAGAGAGTTGGGCCCATTCTCGAAGGATTCGGCCTCTGGGACTACTTTCTCCTTCCGAAAATCGAGGGCCATCCTGACAAGGCTGATATGATACGGAGAACTATCGAGGAACTCGAGTCGATCGGCTACACCATCGATGATGTCATCTACGTTGACGACAGGGCAATTCACGTCGACAGAATTAAGATGGAGCTTCCAGAAGTGGACTTCATCCACATGTGGGTCGATGTAAAGTCTTTTGAGGAACTCAGACAACTACTTGAAAAGCTGGATTGAGGTGATGGAAGTGGAACTGCTCATCGTTAGGGACAGACGGATAGACTACGATGGCTCTGCAATCCAGAGCCACTGGGCCTACAGGAACTTTGGACTCCTCGGAAACTCGCTCGTTATCTTTCGAGGGAAGTGCGACGTTAAAGTAGAGGAGATGATCGACATCGAAGACCTCCGCCAGAGCAAGGAGATCAAGAGCGACGACATGGTGCACTACATCATAGAGGTCTTTGACCTCGTGAACACCCTCTTCGCCTCGACCCTCCAGAAGCTCTTCATAGCCAAACTCTGCGAAGTTCTAGGAGAGTATGGAGTAAAGACGGAGAGAAAGGGCGACGACATCTACGTGAACGGAAAGAAGCTCAGCATCTCGATAGCCACGGTCTCCCCCGTCAGCGTGAAGATACACATAGGCATAAACGTTGAAGCCAGGGGGATTCCGGAGGGCGTTGATGCCATCGGTCTAAAGGAGCTTGGCATCTCAGATATCGATGGTTTCATGGAGAAGACAGGAGAAGCACTCGTCGCCGAGTTCAACAAGGTAAAGAAGGACAGTCTCAAGGTTAGGTGGGCTCAGTAAAGGAAGTACAAGAGCGATCCGACGAGGGGAACTGCAAGGTTGTCATCGAGCCATCTCTGGTACTCGGTGAGCATGAGAACGGCCGCCCAGAGGACCTTTCCTATTATTCCTCCATCGAGGAGCCAGAGGGCTATCGGCAAAGCTGTTAGAAAGTAGCCTAGGCTTCCCGTCCAGTGCTTCCTGAGTTTCACGTTGAAGCCATGCCTCCTAAAGTAGTAGTGCCTTATTATCCCGGTTACCCCATCGCTGATGGCCATCGCCAGCAGAAGCGCAGTGGTGTACTCCGGCGGAAATATCAGCGGAATGATCGATGCCGAGAACGCGAAGAAGACTTCCCCGTAGTTGTGCTCTATCTGGTACCACGAAAACTCCCTCCGCTTCACGTGGGGCCATACCTGAAACACCCCGAAGGCAAAGGCAGCCATACTGAAAACCCACGCGGGAATCAGGCCGTAGTAGAACATCAGAACGGCCGGGACGATGCTGAAGTGGATTATCTTCCTGTTCACCCACGCCAGCTCGGGGCCGAGCCTTCTCGTGCCGTATATCGCGATCAGGATGAAGGAGGCGGCGATGCCCACCCATGGGAGCCACTCCGGAACCATCGATTTCACCAAAAATAAAAGAGGGGGTCGGGGTTAAATAGCTTTATCCAAAGGCGCTCATCACCCTGCTTAGTGCGTTGGCAAAGTCCTCCGCGTGGACGACGATGTACCAGTCATCCGTCCTCGTCAGCTCACCCCTCGACTTCCCCATCAGCTCGCCGTAGAGGCCCTGAATTCTAATCCTCGGCTCAGTCGTCGAGAGTTTGAGGGTTATCTCGCTCGGCTTCCCGTCCTCCCATACGATACCAACTTTCAGCCCCGCCTTCGTCTCCTTCCTCTTCCTGAGGCCAAGCTTTAGGTAGCGGAGCCTCTCCTCAGGTACATCGTTCTCCTCAGCCTTCTCGCGTAGGTACTCGTCGGCTAAGGTTAGCCCGTGCAGTCCCAGGCCGTAGCCGAAGACCGGGATTCCCAGGTCTTTCCGGTTTCGTCCCTTATATGCATAGACCTCTATCCTCCTTCCTGAACCCCGCGACGCCAGATAGAGGCCGTTGGTTTCGCCGCTCTTGAATTCGTCGAGGAAATCATTGAGTTGCTCGTAGAACGAGAAGGGGATCGAGAAGCTCGCCCACGTTCCCCATATCCTTGGGGGAACGGAGACGAAGCCCATCTCCTCCAGGTGGTATTCGAGGGGCTTCGGACGAAGTATAAGAAAACCCCTCTCCGTTGGCTCCACCCCCAGTATGGCCCTCTCGGAAGGCACCAGCGCGAATTTGCCATCGCTCTCGAAGTCCCCCGCCTTCAGCAGTCTGTTCCCCCTCAGTCGCCTCTCGCCCCTTGAACTGACGACCACAGGCACTGGCGTTTTCCTTCCGGTTTCCTTGTCGTACGGCACCTTAAAACCCGCCTTCAGCAGCTCCTCCTGTATCTCAAGTGAGGCCGGAAAGAAAACCTGCATTCTCTCCAACTCAACCTCCATGGGTACTCCTCCTTACGCTTTATCGTAGTTTTACGTCTTAAGCTTATAAACTTTTCCGCTCTCGAGTTGTCTCGGGCGCCGAGCTTAAGCTTAAAAGGACCTGGGCAGAG
This window of the Thermococcus siculi genome carries:
- a CDS encoding DUF366 family protein, producing MELLIVRDRRIDYDGSAIQSHWAYRNFGLLGNSLVIFRGKCDVKVEEMIDIEDLRQSKEIKSDDMVHYIIEVFDLVNTLFASTLQKLFIAKLCEVLGEYGVKTERKGDDIYVNGKKLSISIATVSPVSVKIHIGINVEARGIPEGVDAIGLKELGISDIDGFMEKTGEALVAEFNKVKKDSLKVRWAQ
- a CDS encoding PhoI, producing MEVELERMQVFFPASLEIQEELLKAGFKVPYDKETGRKTPVPVVVSSRGERRLRGNRLLKAGDFESDGKFALVPSERAILGVEPTERGFLILRPKPLEYHLEEMGFVSVPPRIWGTWASFSIPFSFYEQLNDFLDEFKSGETNGLYLASRGSGRRIEVYAYKGRNRKDLGIPVFGYGLGLHGLTLADEYLREKAEENDVPEERLRYLKLGLRKRKETKAGLKVGIVWEDGKPSEITLKLSTTEPRIRIQGLYGELMGKSRGELTRTDDWYIVVHAEDFANALSRVMSAFG
- a CDS encoding radical SAM/SPASM domain-containing protein, yielding MGYKLRDLTIEVTRKCPLKCLFCSSGSSPSADETLDYNEVTSIIDEALSLGVESISFSGGEPFVYPHLFEAIEYIKNHDNSVEVVIYTSGNIFEEDKRVSLSKELLKNAKDAGTDKIVFSLHGCKEEHDTLTGVRGSFENVIRSMLNAKSLDINLEVHFVPTRLNYKSIKNVAGLLLALGIPSLHILRFVPQGRGKEYRASLQLTWKEELELREIVESIKKQMDIEVYTGAHYNALFLDPEIARKHSCTAGIEKATVMPDGGVVPCSALKDHEFWHHVDSIREKPLSEIWNSSDVFVTTRNYLIGVFKEGPCSRCPLKNVCKGGCLAQRLVVDKDNPISYPDPLCARLHGETQ
- a CDS encoding magnesium-dependent phosphatase-1; translated protein: MRLLVLDLDGTLWDHEDASRLVSPYDFHNDYLVDSIGEELHLFPGVRDFLDWASERFLLSIASWNIEERVGPILEGFGLWDYFLLPKIEGHPDKADMIRRTIEELESIGYTIDDVIYVDDRAIHVDRIKMELPEVDFIHMWVDVKSFEELRQLLEKLD
- a CDS encoding dCTP deaminase domain-containing protein — translated: MIGSEVDFEKCRINLIRSIHHEWKCYFAKNEGNILPECWDDDVYRGVKDLINDLVKNPLQSEFPPDSIPSNIPSPIFLSNFEVDNLGMGNYDLSLGPEVYVTSMSQPKWFSSVSETASIPPGAFALLLTNEYILLPPDVYGLISLRFSHKVKGLTNVSGFHIDPGYCGRILFGVYNAGSGDVYLEYRKPTFVITFMDLGNSTSKLMGIYTKKSYDYIPVEYIEKLRGDPVSLRELDKRVKILETITYVILASFVLAVLMFALQQWK
- a CDS encoding diacylglycerol/polyprenol kinase family protein: MVPEWLPWVGIAASFILIAIYGTRRLGPELAWVNRKIIHFSIVPAVLMFYYGLIPAWVFSMAAFAFGVFQVWPHVKRREFSWYQIEHNYGEVFFAFSASIIPLIFPPEYTTALLLAMAISDGVTGIIRHYYFRRHGFNVKLRKHWTGSLGYFLTALPIALWLLDGGIIGKVLWAAVLMLTEYQRWLDDNLAVPLVGSLLYFLY